Within the Cololabis saira isolate AMF1-May2022 chromosome 22, fColSai1.1, whole genome shotgun sequence genome, the region CAGGTGAAAGGAAAATGCActtggttgttttttatttcttttaaataaaaactaagttATCAAACCTTTACTTTTTTCATGATTAAATGCTAAGTGGCACGGAGGATTCACTTATGTCAGGTTTACATCAGATTAATAAGTACAGTTCTATGTAAAACAAGCCAGCATCGATTTTTAAAGCAGTGTGATGCGTTGCATTTCATGCCATCTTTTCAAACCAATGCACCCGAGCGTTAAGTGTGCGGCCTTTTGAAGTTGGTGAAACCGAAATACTGTGCAGCGAGGTATAGTTCCCACAAAAAACGTGGAAACCTGTCTGCTATCTGTCTGTGCTGCAACCGTTACGAGGTCAACTTGAGACAGTTTTAAAGTGCATCCGTTAACTGATGGTGTGAAATGCCAAGTCATACCTAAAGAGTTTGAACAACCACGAGTCAGCACAGAGGATGGCACAGACTGATAGTAAGGGCATGTCTAGTCAGATCGAAAACGTTGTGGATTGAAGTAGCCGCAGTCGAGAGTTTCCCACCGCACTGGGCACGTTATGCCAGTGAAAGCAGACAAATACTTTCCAAAATATAAACTGCTGATCTCATTACTCTGCAATCAGTTATGAGTGTGCTTAAAACGCATCGTggcatttccttccttcctgtttcATCTTTTTTAATGTGGACAGAAATCAGTTGAATGAACTGCAGCAGACGATTTTAATCAGCTTTAATGGTTGTTTTTGTGCCCGAAAGACAAAGATACAGCTTCAAAATCACACGAcagaacaaatgtaaaaaaaacaatgaacactttttaaaaaaaaaatgtatttacagtCATTTACAGTTTTTACAGGTATTCAAGGGAAACAAATGTGTGACTGTCAGAATATGAAATGTGTAAAATCCAGAGATGCTTTTGCTTTCAGGGTTGCAGGTGTTGTTTTGGTCTGCTAGTTACAAGTAATGCATGAGAAACAAGAGGAGATATGTAAGGACTCGGCTCAGGTTTTCAGGTGTAGGTAAATTGCATCTATAAAGAAAGGGCAGGAGTAGTATCGGTGTCTGACATGACGGAGGGACGTTTGGGAACTGCCTGTATTTTACTGAGCCCACCTTTGCTCACACCACCAGCACACATCTTAAATATCCTGAAGAGGTCCTGCCTGAACCGAACGCCAATGAAGACGTAGAGGAAGGGGTTGAGGCAGGCGTGAGTAAAGGCCAGGCTCTTGGCAACCTGTCCGGCTATGTCAAAACCAATCATAACGTTGCAGTCAGTGATGGTAGTATTAGCTGCCTGTGTGGCCTCCAGAACCAGCAGGGCATTGTGGGGCAGCTGGGAGAGGACAAACACCAAGACCACTACGAAGATGACGCGCAGGGCTTTATGCTTTTCAAAGCTCTTGGCCTGCAGGAGGGTGCGAATGATGACTGAGTAACAGAAGAACATGACCAGCAGAGGCAGGCAGAAGCCCATGCAGATCTGCAGGGCCAGCACCAGGATCTTAGTCTGGTTGGACGCATCGTCCCAGAAAACCAGAGCACAGTTGGCTTGCGCCTGATTTGAGTCCTTTTTCACCTGAGCGAAGATGAACTCGGGGAGCGCCAGCAGGGTGGAGACAAACCACACACCGAGGCAAGCGAGTTTGCTATAGAACAACCTCTTTCTCTTCAGGTTGTGAGCCTTGGTGACCTGTACGATGGCAATGTACCGGTCCACACTGATGCAGGTGAGAAGAAGCATGCTGCTGAAGAAGTTGATCTTGTAGATGGCAGACACTATTTTGCAGAGGCCGACGCCGAAGTCCCAGCCTTTGACAGCGTCGACCGCCCAGAAGGGCAGCATGCACAGGAAGAGGAGGTCTGCCACGGCCAGGTTCAGCAGGTACACGTCGGTCATGGTCTTCAGGCGATTGCGCACGGTGGTGTAAATCCAAACCACCATGATGTTGCCCACGGCCCCGAGGATGAAGATGGTCCAGAAGAGAGGTGGCTCGTAATGGCCACGGAAGGACCTGACCCACGTTTTCTCACACATGCCCGACTCTGCCGGGTAGTCATAGTCAAAGGAGTCAGGGGAGGTGTAAGTGGTGTCCTGCAATGACAAACAGATCATCAGATAAATCAAAACCCCAATCTCAGAGTGCACATTCAAGGATATAAAAGAATATTACAGGACAATAGTTGTGTGATAACGCCTACTCTGACAAGTTTCCCAAAGTTTTAATTTCCTGACATAtgcactttttttctctcattacTCAACCTGTCATGTGCAGAGTGTTTCACAACGTAAGAGGTTTATTGTGGGAATAAGCGAAGGGGCATCAAACGCTGCTTGTGACGTGTGAGCTAACCAGATTTCGCTGTCAGGTGCAGGTGTCGTGTTTGCGCTGGAGAGAAACCACATTGTGGCACAACTTCCTGCTGCTATCCAAGCGTGATGGGTGGGGGGAGTGggaggggtggggtggggggctcTGCGAATGATCCTGAGGGGCTCCAGAgagggtggggagggggggctgtTGCACAACGCAGTACCCCAGAAGCAAAGCGTTTAGATGTAGGGCAGAGATAAACACCGGGGGCTTAGGTTTACACCAGCGACGGAAAATGTGAAGCCTGTGAAGCCTGTGACTCTTACGGTGGTACGTTAGTATCCTGCAGATGCATGCTGAAGATAAATCTACTCCACTTGAAAACTCCAGTTTGAAATGTCTAACCAAATACACGCAGGCTCACAGTCGCACGGGTGACATGTCACAGTTGTTAGCGAGCCCACGCTTTATACACTAAGTAAAACAGCAGTTACTAACATCAGATTACAGTGAAGTCAATACAACACTATCACACAATGACAGTTTAATTCCCACTTTGTGAACATGGGTCATCAGAAGCAACTTTCTCTCCTGTGtttcacccttttttttttttgccatacaGTGCATTCACAAAAACAGATTTCTTAAAGTAATACTCACAGTTTGGCTGTCAAAGCTCTGCGTGGATGTAAAGGTGTACTGATCCTCCATGGTAtcttaaaagaaacaaaggatagtaaaataagacaaaaataaaaaaaaatgttttaagagTGTAAATGATTTAACAAGGATGAAAAATATAAGGTATGATGGAGAAATGTGACATACAAGTTAGCTggaaatgaagaataaaaagcaTACCCATTTAGCAGGAATCCAAAGAGAAGTCTCTCAGTCACGCTGCTTTTCTTTGTCTACAGCTGTAAACTTTACTCATCTTCTCATGCTTATATGGTTTCCACTTTAACCACAGAATCACGTGCTGCTTCCATCACCGTCAGAGGCAGAGAACAACAAGTCAGCAGCCATTGTTTCAAACTGCTTCTGCACAAAGGTTTGACACCTAGGCTAAACACGCATCAGCATGACACCACGAAAGTGGTATTTTAAAACAAGCGTCTGACGAGTCTGCGCCCATTTCAAAGGAAGCGGGGGACTTTTTGTCTATAGCCTTCCCCACTCAACCGTGCCCATCTGGCTGAGACCCAAGCAGGTTGTAGCAAGTCTTCGGCCAGTTTTAACACATTTTGTACACACAGGTGGTGCACTTAACATCAGCGCTGATTGATGCATGAAACTGAAAACCCCGGTAAACCATGAATGATGAAAGGCAGACCAAAGAAGCGGCACATAGTAACATACTGTAATGCACCTTTTTGTTTAACGTTACAGTGGTAGAAGCGTGAGGCAGCGTGAGCAGGCGCCTACAGATCAGTAAAACTGTTCTCTGACTTAAcatatgcatccatccattttctatacctgctttgcagggtcacgggggtctgctggagcctatcccagctcactacgggcgagaggcaggggttcaccctgaacatgtcaccagtccatcacagggccacatatacatacatacaaacaaccagacatactcacactcacacctatgtGAAATTTAGAATAACCAatcaacctactatgcatgtttttggactttgggaggaagccggagtacccagagagaacccatgcaagcacggggagaacatgcaaaccagaggtgggtagtaacgagttacatttactccgttacatttacttgagtaagttttgggaaatgttgtacttttaggagtagttttgaatcactatactttttacttttacttgagtagatttgtgaagaagaaactgttcctcttactccgctacattaggctacgttgagctgttacttttcttttatcccttttatccgcgtacgggtcaatctcatgacatcactgggtgattctttgggaaaaatgtttgtttttgcatgttttgtcacatttacacagactcaaacacacacacagagtttctatgagttcatgggcttgttctagttctgcctggttaaaaaagaaaagtacaaaggcttgaaattttgtgctacttgtgcttaatgtatttttttattctgttattttatttattttattatttattaaagtacttgaatttactttaagattattttaatttaagctattttttattttttattaattttaatttattttattgatttaatttgcctgaagatgattattttgtacttttgtctgtttgaatggttgtgttaaaaaaataaatcagacgttactcaacagttactcagtacttgagtagttttttcaccaagtactcttttacttttactcaagtaattatttggatgactactttttacttctacttgagtcatattattctgaagtaacagtacttttacttgagtacaatttttggctactctacccagctctgatgcaaacacacagaaagacccccgccgtGCCAGGGaattgaaccgggaaccttcttgcagtgaggcaacagtgctaactacCAAGCCAAGTGCTGCCATAGCATCTAGTTAATGTATTATGAACTTGAAATATGAACCTGAAATATCCACTTCAGACATTTTAGGAGTTCGGCTCATTTATtatggaataaaataaaacatgacatGATCCGGATTCATAAGTCAGTAATTTGACACAGTGGAGAAGTAAAGACGCATCCTCAATTATGACACAATTACATTTAGGTACTTTTGGTTTAATTCGGGTGGGCAACTGATGAAAATACTTGACCCAAAGGTCCTGAGCTGGGCCGAGCATGGTCTATATGGACTGTGTCAAATGTGGTCCAAAAGGTGTAAACAACATTTGACATGTGAGCGTTGGCGGAGAGTGGGCCAGGCTaggcagagaaaaaaatatacatttgggTCATATCTGGTAGATATGAGgctcagttaaaaaaaacatactcctAATCCTTCAAGACCAAACATGACCGGTAAAAGAAACTGTAATCCAAAGTGACTTTGGCTGTTTTTTATCAATACGAGGAACGGCAGACAGTAAAGAGGTCAAACAACACTTCCTAAAAGCAAACCAACATTCCTATAAATAGAAATAGACTGATATTCTAACATTAAAAGAGATTTATTTGTGCTGCTTCATTAGTTTTTG harbors:
- the LOC133423069 gene encoding C-C chemokine receptor type 9-like, which encodes MDTMEDQYTFTSTQSFDSQTDTTYTSPDSFDYDYPAESGMCEKTWVRSFRGHYEPPLFWTIFILGAVGNIMVVWIYTTVRNRLKTMTDVYLLNLAVADLLFLCMLPFWAVDAVKGWDFGVGLCKIVSAIYKINFFSSMLLLTCISVDRYIAIVQVTKAHNLKRKRLFYSKLACLGVWFVSTLLALPEFIFAQVKKDSNQAQANCALVFWDDASNQTKILVLALQICMGFCLPLLVMFFCYSVIIRTLLQAKSFEKHKALRVIFVVVLVFVLSQLPHNALLVLEATQAANTTITDCNVMIGFDIAGQVAKSLAFTHACLNPFLYVFIGVRFRQDLFRIFKMCAGGVSKGGLSKIQAVPKRPSVMSDTDTTPALSL